The window TCTCCGGGGACGGCTGGGACAATACATCTCCACGGTTATAGGAGGGGCTGCTCTGGTGAAGGAGCGGTTTGGCATCTACTATTCGGGAATTCCACATCACAATATTGATGCATATGTGACAGCCGATTACCGTCATGCTGTCGAGCAGGTATTTGCAGAGCAGGTGGCTAGCTCGGTCCACAGTCATACGAGGCAGTATGGCGACCTGCAGCGCTCCGTCTTTTCCTATTATGCGTTGGCCGTAGGCAGGGCCGAATTGAAGTATGTAGGCCGGCGAAATTCGCTGCGGCTGAATCTCTATCGCGGGAAGTTCATGGAGCGGTTGAAGCGATACAACCCCGCTCTCTTTTGCCTGAACGACAGTCAACGGGTCAAGGATGCCGACCGTATGATGGTAAAACCTTTCCTCGAAGAACTCTTTCCTGAAAAATCCTCATTCGAAACATCAACCCGATCCTGAATGTTCCGGCTACAACTCGAAAGTCGATTTGTCGGGCAAGATGGATTGGAACGCCTTGTCCAGTTCCCGGATAACTGCGGCATAGTTGCGAATATGCGCATTGTCGTTCAGACAGATCAGTTTGTAGCGCTGTTCGTAGATGGCCCTAATGGCCTGCTTTGATTTCAGGATCAGCGGGAACATCTTCGTATCGCTGTAGGTGTTGTAGGGTAGGAAGTTGGAACGGCAGATCTGCCAGGTCCGGAACAGCTCCTGGGTGTAGTCGTTCGGACTCCGGAAACGATTCTCCGAAGCTTTTGTCAGTTCCGCACCCGCATACTCCCACACCTCCTCGAAAGTCGACTTGAGATAGGGTTGCGCGTTGTGCGGCGTGATCAGCGTGATGAATTTGTTATAAGGTTTGAGAAGGCGGGTGAGCCTGCTCTTCTTGCCATAGGAGGGGTGGAACCACTTCTCGTGGTCGCGTTGCATCACCTCCTGCTTGTTGAACCGCCTGTTGATGATCCGGATGTTGTTCTTGAGACATTTCGACCATAACCCCATGCCGGAGTTATAGCGAAAAGCGGCAATGTCGTTGGGTACCCCGTCGATGAAAAAGCGTTCCTGCGGGAGTTGGTTGGTGATGAAGAAATCGTCGTTGAAATAGACAAACCTGTCTGCCAGATCCGGAATCTTGTGAAGGTAGATCTCAATAAGCGAGGAGTTGAATACCGGAAGAAAATGTTGCGGGATATAGTCGGCATGATTCACCAGCGATAGTTTCGGGTGATCTGCATTCAGCCACTCGGGCTTCTGTCCGCAGGTGACAAAATGGATCTTCCTTACCCATGGCGTGAATTTCTCAACCCCCCTGAACCAGTACTTGAGAAAACCATAATCCCTGAACCGGGCTTCAGACAGTTCGTTCACAGTGTTGTCGATCTTTCCCGAATAGGTTGCGAAATCTTTCTGCCATTTCGGGTCATTCATGTCGACCCACGTTATTACAAAATCAATTTCCACGTCTTTGTTTTATGAATTCAACCAAGGAGCACTTTCTTATCAACTGCCCAATCAGTTTGTCTTGAATTTATACTTGATGTTGGCCAGCTCTTCGTTGGCCTGTGTGATTTTAACCTTCAACTCATCCTTGTAGACTGCCAGTTTCTGCTGGAGTGACTCATCTCCGGTTGCGATCATCTGCACGGCAAGGATGGCAGCATTCAGCGACCCGTTGATGCCGACAGTGGCAACGG of the Petrimonas mucosa genome contains:
- a CDS encoding stealth family protein, which codes for MEIDFVITWVDMNDPKWQKDFATYSGKIDNTVNELSEARFRDYGFLKYWFRGVEKFTPWVRKIHFVTCGQKPEWLNADHPKLSLVNHADYIPQHFLPVFNSSLIEIYLHKIPDLADRFVYFNDDFFITNQLPQERFFIDGVPNDIAAFRYNSGMGLWSKCLKNNIRIINRRFNKQEVMQRDHEKWFHPSYGKKSRLTRLLKPYNKFITLITPHNAQPYLKSTFEEVWEYAGAELTKASENRFRSPNDYTQELFRTWQICRSNFLPYNTYSDTKMFPLILKSKQAIRAIYEQRYKLICLNDNAHIRNYAAVIRELDKAFQSILPDKSTFEL